In Candidatus Sysuiplasma acidicola, one DNA window encodes the following:
- a CDS encoding acetyl ornithine aminotransferase family protein, with the protein MSEVPDIRVTPPGPAAKEIIAKDSTYIATTTKTLPIVARRAKGLVVEDVDGNKLLDFSSGISVLNVGHCHPKVVEAVTRQSQELMHFAGTDFYYDIQASLAQKLAEIAPGSMPKKVFFSNSGTESIEAAIKVARWSTDRRRMIAFIGAFHGRTMGSLSLTASKPVQKERFFPTLDGVTHIPFANCYRCPYHLEYPSCDLWCAKTLEETYFSTFVPPDEVAVLFGEPVQGEGGYVVPPREFYPTIHKIIKKHGILFADDEVQAGLGRTGRMWGIEHWGIEPDIMTTSKSLGSGIPIAATVFRSDLDFGVEGAHSNTFGGNLVGCAASLATLEIIREERLVEHAGKMGEYFKKRLVELQEKHRLIGDVRGLGLMLAIELVKDRKTKAFAQDEREKIVTEASRMGLILLGCGKSGIRLIPSLNVSREQIDVAVEILDRAISTAESSMS; encoded by the coding sequence ATGTCGGAAGTACCTGATATCAGGGTGACTCCTCCGGGCCCTGCGGCAAAGGAGATTATTGCCAAAGACAGCACATATATTGCGACTACGACCAAGACTCTCCCCATCGTAGCACGGCGGGCAAAGGGCCTCGTTGTCGAAGACGTTGACGGCAACAAACTGCTGGATTTCTCCAGCGGAATAAGCGTCCTGAACGTTGGTCATTGCCATCCGAAGGTTGTCGAAGCCGTCACCAGACAGTCGCAGGAACTGATGCATTTCGCCGGCACTGACTTTTATTACGACATCCAGGCTTCCCTGGCCCAGAAACTTGCAGAGATTGCACCGGGTTCTATGCCTAAGAAGGTGTTTTTCAGCAATAGCGGCACAGAGTCCATAGAGGCAGCGATTAAAGTCGCAAGGTGGTCAACCGACAGAAGGAGGATGATTGCATTCATCGGAGCCTTTCACGGCAGAACTATGGGATCACTCTCGCTGACAGCTAGCAAGCCCGTGCAGAAAGAGCGTTTCTTTCCGACGCTTGATGGCGTCACGCACATACCGTTTGCCAACTGTTACAGATGCCCGTATCATCTCGAATATCCATCGTGCGATCTCTGGTGCGCCAAGACGCTCGAGGAAACATATTTCAGCACGTTTGTTCCACCGGACGAGGTGGCGGTTCTGTTCGGCGAGCCGGTACAGGGCGAAGGCGGCTACGTAGTCCCTCCCAGGGAATTCTATCCCACAATACACAAAATAATCAAAAAGCACGGCATACTGTTCGCAGACGACGAAGTACAGGCGGGGCTTGGAAGAACAGGAAGAATGTGGGGCATAGAGCACTGGGGCATTGAGCCGGACATCATGACGACATCGAAGTCACTGGGCTCAGGCATACCAATCGCGGCTACCGTTTTCAGGAGCGACCTTGACTTTGGAGTGGAGGGTGCTCATTCAAACACGTTCGGTGGCAATCTGGTGGGCTGCGCAGCATCACTCGCAACACTGGAAATAATCAGGGAAGAGCGGCTCGTCGAGCATGCAGGAAAAATGGGTGAATATTTCAAGAAGAGACTGGTGGAACTACAGGAAAAACACAGACTCATCGGCGATGTCAGAGGCCTTGGGCTAATGCTGGCGATTGAACTGGTGAAGGACAGAAAGACGAAGGCCTTTGCACAGGATGAGCGCGAGAAGATTGTGACGGAGGCGAGCAGGATGGGCCTCATACTGCTGGGATGCGGAAAATCGGGCATAAGGCTGATTCCGTCCCTCAACGTAAGCAGAGAGCAGATAGACGTTGCCGTCGAAATACTGGACAGAGCGATAAGCACAGCAGAAAGCAGTATGTCGTAA
- a CDS encoding DNA-directed RNA polymerase subunit K encodes MNTPVYTRFERARIIGARALQISMGAPILVEVPKTMIDPVDISMLEFSKDLIPMTVRRKKQNT; translated from the coding sequence ATGAATACTCCAGTTTACACCAGATTTGAGAGGGCGAGGATCATCGGCGCAAGGGCTCTACAGATATCCATGGGTGCGCCGATACTTGTCGAGGTCCCGAAAACGATGATTGATCCAGTAGACATTTCAATGCTCGAGTTCAGCAAAGACTTAATACCGATGACTGTTAGAAGGAAAAAGCAGAATACATAG